From Candidatus Protochlamydia phocaeensis, one genomic window encodes:
- the gatC gene encoding Asp-tRNA(Asn)/Glu-tRNA(Gln) amidotransferase subunit GatC encodes MAELDKETIKKLTRLCRIDCTEEEQESLLKDLKKILDYIEQLQEIDTENVQPCNHVLDDIANVMREDAVGEVLDREVFLANAPSHIGGMIRVPPVIKQN; translated from the coding sequence ATGGCTGAATTAGATAAGGAAACAATAAAAAAATTGACGCGTCTTTGTCGCATTGATTGCACAGAAGAAGAACAAGAGTCTTTATTAAAAGATTTGAAAAAAATTTTAGATTATATCGAACAGCTTCAAGAGATTGACACGGAAAATGTGCAGCCTTGCAATCATGTTTTAGATGATATTGCGAATGTCATGCGGGAAGATGCCGTAGGCGAGGTCTTGGATCGGGAAGTTTTTTTAGCCAACGCTCCTTCGCATATTGGAGGAATGATCCGCGTTCCGCCCGTCATCAAACAAAATTAA